Genomic DNA from Parasteatoda tepidariorum isolate YZ-2023 chromosome 3, CAS_Ptep_4.0, whole genome shotgun sequence:
aaaaatataataataataaaatactcagaaatttaattattacttaattaaaagttacacttatataacactaaaatttaagtcttttagaaacatattgatagaaaaaattttagaaactactATTTAGGCTGAAATACGTCAAATTAATatagattatttccaaaattaactattatcatttattaaataagactCGCTTTAAGTTTTACActcaaaataacttaaaaaaagtatgtataaaaaaaacataaattacaaatatgtgCAGTAGAATCGACGAATAAGATTAAAACAAaggaagcaattttaaaataattaaaaaaaaatcgcagtTACCATTGTCAAATGCactaaacatgaataaaatcagCACGcagaacataataaaaaattcttgcataattaaatctaaacaaaTTGTGCACTTTCTACACACGCATTGTCAGTACTTTCATATACCATCATTTCGATGGCACATATTAGATTCGAAATTGTTCACCATCTTCTTGAGTTCCTAAACATTCGATTATTAAAGCGACGTTTCTGAGCAATTACTGATGGAATAACAGGCAATGCGTGAAGATGAAAACATTCCTCACCAAAGGGGCAAATTCCTTTAccgtttttgaaatatttacaacgTTTCGTGCTCAAAGACTTTCTATAGTCAGCAATTAACATCTCCTTTTCCCCTTCAGAATGAACCCATTTCTTACTGGGTATGTAAAATCTAGACGGCACTCTACATTCAGGACAAGCACGAGTAACAGCAGGATCTATTAGATCTTCTTCATGAGAATTTCGCACACTTCTCCACTTAATGATGCAGGATAAACAAAACACGTGATTGCAATTCTCGAGAATACCAAATCGACGCTCTGCAACTTGATCTTTTTCCATTACGATATCCAAGCATATACCACAAGACAAATCACGTCGAATATCCGTATCTCGCTCATGCCTACAGACTTCAATATGAAGTCCTCGCTGCTTCTCATCAAAAGGATCCAAGCAATATCTTTGACACAGTTCGCATAACTCTCCATGGATGCATGGGCAATCGTCGAATGGGCAAACACCATCAAAGAAATGCGGGCAGAATTCCATATCCAACTTTTGTGGCTTTGAACTATCAACACCGTCATTTGAATTCGAAGCAGTGGCTAAATATTTGCTGCTTGTCGGCACGAATTCAGGTGCATTTATCCAGTCGTGTAAATCTGATTCACGACAAAGAGATGCCTCACCATTTAAACTagtgttgaaattttgaaaatttctttcggCGGGAAAAATATCCATATTCCCTGTCTGTTGCTGTAAATGACCAGTATTCTGCTCTTCACTGCAAGGTTGAGATATATAATAAACATCATCTTCAGCTTTTGGATGAGAATACCAACAGTTATCTCCAAACATGCAAATGCCTTTCAAAGAAAAACGGCAGACGATATTTTCACGAAATCTAGGCGTCTGTCTAAAATTGCACCTATTACCTTCTTGGcaagaagaatttaaataaaacggGCCCACTAATTTCGTCATATCTAGTGGTGCGCTTTCAGccattttatataatacttaattCACTTTCACCTCTGCTAGTGATAACAACCAACTATGGAGTAATAAAGTATAGTGCACTGGGGGAGATAGTGTACAACAGAGGGCGTGTCGATTCTGATGAAGTGAATATAATCATTTCTGAGCAAGGCGTATGATTGGTTATCTACAAACTCTTCCACTTATGGTAGGAGGCCATCATTGCGCATGCGCAAAGTGAACCCTTTTCGATCGTCTCAGTTGccatttgtgaaataaaaaaaatcttgctatcgttttaattttatttaaccttttttctattttatttaatgcttataTTTCATACTTGGTTTATGCAAGTgctaatataaaaagaaaaaatattttgaatttttgaatcaaaGCAAATTGCGCTtaataaaattcacataaatattataaataagtagtTTACATCAtctataaaagtgttttttaaagatggcaattttgccattttttctaaaaatatttaaaatcttttttttttttttttttttgctaattgaaTTCAAATGATCTATTATGAATAAACTGTCATTGATGTTGAAATAAAGCATAACCCATTTGTGCCAAGAGTCAATTTAAAtctgcttttttataaaatagaaagaagTAGTAGCACAAATGATTCATTGCTAAGATTTATTTTGCGAAAACAAGGAAGTTTTGCCTACCACactgtataatataatataaacagATCTGAAGTAAGccacattactttttttaagttaaagtgGAAATCAACAGAAAGAAATATGCACTTAGTACAAACAAATATGCATTATTCCTTATTTCAGATAGTAGTTTTACTTACATTCATCGGTCTCCATAGGTTTTTCATACATAGTTTGCGCATAAATGGCTGAATTACTCACATTTGAAAGTATACACTTTAGCATTTGCAGACACTCACCAAGGAATtagataattttgattaatattttataaatagggAATAACCGTGCATTGTCTATAAAGACTTTAAGATCCTTTAAGTGATCCTTTGAGAAGTCTTTCtaacaaacttttgatgataAAACGTCATTCGACAGTTATATTAACAGTTAGAATTCGCTTTGTTAGATTAGCAAAACcaactcataataattttctaattcttgtagtgatttttctcaaaattgtgaaacaataaaattatgcgGTTTATGGTTATgagtaagtaaattaaaattacacacttgtctgttttcagattttttttattttaattttattagtttaaatttatgaaaaccaGTTCGgataatgcttaatttttaatgtaaattaattaaaaataaatatgtttaccaaaaatcaaaaaatatataatactgttattgttgttgcttatccccTTGGCCTAGACAAACTAAACCAAATTCAAAAGACCATGTCTCACAATTAAATCCAAAACTATATCCCCTCCATTCAACAGCTGCCCCACAGAGGTACCAATGCAGTCTTAGATATGAGAGGGAAAGGCGATGGCAGAGC
This window encodes:
- the LOC107443241 gene encoding probable E3 ubiquitin-protein ligase makorin-1, whose protein sequence is MAESAPLDMTKLVGPFYLNSSCQEGNRCNFRQTPRFRENIVCRFSLKGICMFGDNCWYSHPKAEDDVYYISQPCSEEQNTGHLQQQTGNMDIFPAERNFQNFNTSLNGEASLCRESDLHDWINAPEFVPTSSKYLATASNSNDGVDSSKPQKLDMEFCPHFFDGVCPFDDCPCIHGELCELCQRYCLDPFDEKQRGLHIEVCRHERDTDIRRDLSCGICLDIVMEKDQVAERRFGILENCNHVFCLSCIIKWRSVRNSHEEDLIDPAVTRACPECRVPSRFYIPSKKWVHSEGEKEMLIADYRKSLSTKRCKYFKNGKGICPFGEECFHLHALPVIPSVIAQKRRFNNRMFRNSRRW